One Candidatus Dormiibacterota bacterium DNA window includes the following coding sequences:
- a CDS encoding 2-C-methyl-D-erythritol 4-phosphate cytidylyltransferase → MGLDKIWLDAGGIPLLGRTLAAVAAPGIFDSVVVVVPEVAWRRVRDLAAAVGIDDLRLVEGGGRRQDSVRAGLEVAGDAPLICVHDAVRPLCPMALFFAVVDAARRHGAATAAIPVVDSVKRVRRDGELAVVAATLDRAELVAVQTPQAFDAALLRRAHAVALRDGVVADDDCALVEHLGEVVAVVEGDPRNLKVTRPADLAVLRAALLGEDG, encoded by the coding sequence ATGGGACTCGACAAGATCTGGCTCGACGCCGGCGGCATCCCCCTGCTGGGCCGCACCCTGGCGGCGGTGGCCGCCCCCGGCATCTTCGACAGCGTGGTCGTGGTGGTGCCCGAGGTGGCCTGGAGGAGGGTGCGCGACCTCGCCGCCGCCGTCGGCATCGACGACCTCCGCCTCGTCGAGGGCGGTGGGCGCCGGCAGGACTCGGTGCGCGCCGGCCTTGAGGTCGCCGGCGACGCGCCGCTGATCTGCGTCCACGACGCGGTGCGGCCGCTCTGCCCGATGGCGCTCTTCTTCGCCGTCGTCGACGCCGCCCGTCGCCACGGGGCGGCGACCGCGGCGATCCCGGTCGTCGACTCGGTGAAGCGGGTGCGCCGCGACGGCGAGCTCGCGGTGGTGGCGGCGACCCTCGACCGCGCCGAGCTGGTGGCGGTGCAGACCCCCCAGGCGTTCGACGCGGCCCTGCTCCGCCGGGCCCACGCGGTGGCGCTGCGCGACGGCGTGGTCGCCGACGACGACTGCGCCCTGGTCGAGCACCTCGGGGAGGTGGTGGCGGTGGTCGAGGGCGACCCCCGCAACCTGAAGGTGACCCGGCCCGCCGACCTCGCCGTGCTCCGCGCCGCCCTCCTCGGGGAGGACGGCTGA
- a CDS encoding PIN domain nuclease, with protein MAEIVTALWFNRHEMGSHHSGSLRRARRIARLLGALAGLVIGVLYAAYVITNSNGLFHRQFALALAALLGSGAVGLVSGFVAGPLLSVEPFLWLERTVDTVSAGELAGGVIGLLVALAVSALIAAILGALPGGLGLVISAGVAAVLVYVGVRTGMRRSDDLVDWFRRRPQPAPPGGPATATIATATAAAVDAPAPLAGAPTLVDTSVLIDGRITDLAQAGFLPARLLVPGFVLEELQRIADSGDPVRRAKGRRGLRVVEGLRASTDVLCEVIDRDFPGTPEVDARLVRLARALEASLMTTDHNLTTVARIEGVRVLNLNDLALAMRPILAAGEMMEVMIVKEGRELNQGVGYLDDGTMVVVEGGRGHLEAAVRATVTSVLQTPSGRMIFATVGDTAAADPPRRSPRATRSPRVAER; from the coding sequence GTGGCCGAAATCGTGACAGCGCTGTGGTTCAATCGCCACGAGATGGGCAGCCATCACTCCGGATCGCTCCGTCGCGCGCGTCGCATCGCACGTCTGCTCGGCGCTCTCGCCGGCCTCGTCATCGGCGTGCTCTACGCCGCCTACGTGATCACCAACTCCAACGGCCTGTTCCACCGGCAGTTCGCGTTGGCCCTCGCCGCGCTGCTCGGCTCCGGCGCCGTCGGCCTGGTCTCGGGCTTCGTCGCCGGGCCGCTGCTCAGCGTCGAGCCGTTCCTCTGGCTGGAGCGCACCGTCGACACCGTGTCGGCGGGCGAGCTCGCCGGCGGCGTCATCGGGCTGCTGGTGGCGCTCGCGGTCTCGGCGCTCATCGCCGCCATCCTCGGCGCCCTCCCCGGCGGCCTCGGCCTGGTGATCTCCGCCGGCGTCGCCGCGGTGCTCGTCTACGTCGGCGTGCGCACCGGCATGCGTCGCAGCGACGACCTCGTCGACTGGTTCAGGCGGCGCCCCCAGCCAGCGCCCCCGGGCGGGCCCGCCACCGCCACGATCGCCACGGCCACCGCCGCGGCGGTCGACGCCCCCGCGCCCCTCGCCGGGGCACCGACGCTGGTCGACACCAGCGTGCTCATCGACGGCCGCATCACCGACCTCGCCCAGGCCGGCTTCCTCCCCGCCCGGCTGCTCGTCCCCGGCTTCGTCCTCGAGGAGCTGCAGCGCATCGCCGACTCCGGCGACCCGGTGCGCCGCGCCAAGGGTCGCCGCGGGCTGAGGGTGGTCGAGGGCCTGCGCGCCTCCACCGACGTGCTCTGCGAGGTCATCGACCGCGACTTCCCCGGCACCCCCGAGGTCGACGCCCGGCTGGTGCGGCTGGCCAGGGCGCTCGAGGCCTCGCTGATGACCACCGACCACAACCTCACCACCGTGGCCCGCATCGAGGGCGTCCGGGTGCTGAACCTGAACGACCTCGCGCTGGCGATGCGCCCCATCCTCGCCGCCGGCGAGATGATGGAGGTGATGATCGTCAAGGAGGGCCGCGAGCTCAACCAGGGCGTGGGCTACCTCGACGACGGCACCATGGTGGTGGTGGAGGGCGGCCGCGGCCACCTCGAGGCGGCGGTGCGGGCGACCGTCACCAGCGTGCTCCAGACGCCGTCGGGACGGATGATCTTCGCCACCGTGGGCGACACGGCGGCTGCCGACCCGCCCCGCCGCTCGCCCCGCGCCACCCGTTCCCCCCGGGTCGCCGAGCGCTGA
- the radA gene encoding DNA repair protein RadA: MPAPSPAARPARVRLVCAECGAVAPKWQGRCPTCGEWNTLVEEREARPAARSQPGAAAAEATLVGDVPAGSLVWLATGIGECDRVLGGGFVPGGLVLLGGDPGIGKSTLALQLAGRCGSEVRPALYCAGEESAAQVAMRADRLGCDGREVAVIAETDLDAVLATVESLRPPLAVVDSVQTLHDPGQPGTPGSIAQVRGAVHRLLLCAKQTGVPILLIGHVTKDGAIAGPRTLEHMVDVVLYLEGERHGDHRLLRGVKNRFGATDELGIFVLDATGMREEDAPGRAFLDETTLGVPGNVLTVACEGSRPLAVEVQALVAPTRFGIPRHSASGFDLGRLHLLAAVLEKRARIMLGQADVFVNAVGGVRLAEPAADLAVALAVAASARELCPPPSSVVIGELGLGGEVRRVRRLEQRLQEARQLGLRTAIVPGSQAGCAVPAGMRCIPVAHLGEALALLDEAAGPWPGMARPNSRRTATDPWPKS; this comes from the coding sequence ATGCCCGCCCCGTCGCCCGCCGCCCGCCCCGCCCGCGTCCGCCTGGTCTGCGCCGAGTGCGGGGCGGTGGCGCCGAAGTGGCAGGGGCGCTGCCCCACCTGCGGCGAGTGGAACACCCTGGTCGAGGAGCGCGAGGCGCGCCCCGCGGCCCGGTCGCAGCCGGGGGCCGCGGCCGCCGAGGCGACCCTGGTCGGTGACGTCCCGGCCGGTTCGCTGGTCTGGCTGGCCACCGGCATCGGCGAGTGCGACCGGGTCCTCGGCGGCGGGTTCGTGCCCGGCGGCCTGGTGCTGCTCGGCGGCGACCCGGGGATCGGCAAGTCCACCCTGGCGCTGCAGCTGGCCGGCCGCTGCGGCAGCGAGGTCCGCCCCGCCCTCTACTGCGCCGGGGAGGAGTCGGCGGCCCAGGTGGCGATGCGCGCCGACCGCCTCGGCTGCGACGGGCGCGAGGTGGCCGTAATCGCCGAGACCGACCTCGACGCGGTGCTCGCCACCGTCGAGTCGCTGCGGCCGCCGCTCGCCGTGGTCGACTCGGTCCAGACCCTCCACGACCCCGGGCAGCCGGGCACCCCGGGGAGCATCGCCCAGGTCCGCGGCGCGGTCCACCGGCTGCTGCTCTGCGCCAAGCAGACCGGGGTCCCGATCCTGCTGATCGGCCACGTCACCAAGGACGGTGCGATCGCCGGCCCGCGCACCCTCGAGCACATGGTCGACGTGGTCCTCTACCTCGAGGGCGAGCGCCACGGCGACCACCGCCTGCTTCGCGGGGTGAAGAACCGTTTCGGCGCCACCGACGAGCTCGGGATCTTCGTCCTCGACGCCACCGGGATGCGCGAGGAGGACGCCCCCGGGCGGGCGTTCCTCGACGAGACCACCCTGGGGGTGCCCGGCAACGTGCTCACCGTCGCCTGCGAGGGCTCGCGTCCGCTCGCCGTCGAGGTGCAGGCGCTGGTGGCGCCGACCCGCTTCGGGATCCCCCGTCACAGCGCGTCGGGCTTCGACCTCGGCCGTCTGCACCTTCTCGCCGCCGTGCTCGAGAAGCGGGCTCGGATCATGCTCGGCCAGGCCGACGTCTTCGTCAACGCCGTCGGCGGGGTGCGCCTCGCCGAGCCCGCGGCCGACCTGGCGGTCGCCCTCGCCGTCGCCGCCTCGGCGCGTGAGCTCTGCCCGCCGCCGAGCTCGGTGGTGATCGGCGAGCTGGGCCTCGGCGGCGAGGTGCGGCGGGTCCGGCGCCTCGAGCAGCGGCTCCAGGAGGCGCGTCAGCTGGGTCTGCGCACCGCGATCGTCCCCGGCTCCCAGGCGGGCTGCGCGGTGCCCGCGGGGATGCGGTGCATCCCGGTGGCCCACCTCGGCGAGGCGCTCGCCCTGCTCGACGAGGCGGCGGGGCCGTGGCCGGGGATGGCGCGCCCGAACTCGAGGAGGACTGCGACCGACCCGTGGCCGAAATCGTGA